The following proteins are encoded in a genomic region of Chelmon rostratus isolate fCheRos1 chromosome 3, fCheRos1.pri, whole genome shotgun sequence:
- the LOC121604109 gene encoding NAD(P)(+)--arginine ADP-ribosyltransferase 1-like, with protein MSLLFVLCCFCVWTRPLNAKTLPEQGTIKALLKSSGFETTPPQDTTVYPSSASEDPVDALSGSVPSSIQKTTNASLTLSGASVQVPSGLSGINRIPLSLSLDSVDDMYYGCFQKMLIRVKRHYLPRSTREGLHSPYTKLCALKAMKNKDIYDPLSWNHFRALCAYTAGAYDDLNRAVRKERNSYKTSFEFHALHFLLSDAIRLLKLNQRSCYTSYRRSKRLFSGEPGQTIRFGSFASSSLNKDLTQFGRRSCFEIRTCFGAYLKSYSEFDSEEDEVLIPPYEMFSIVSVDTSGENDLRCEVVYKLETAGVYSSLNCQDVDLV; from the coding sequence TTGCCTGAACAGGGTACCATAAAGGCCCTTTTAAAAAGCTCTGGTTTTGAGACGACACCTCCGCAGGACACTACAGTTTACCCATCTTCAGCATCTGAAGATCCTGTGGATGCTCTGAGTGGCTCTGTTCCGTCTTCCATACAGAAAACCACAAATGCCTCACTGACATTATCTGGAGCCTCAGTGCAGGTCCCATCAGGGTTGTCGGGGATCAACCGAATCCCTCTGAGCTTGTCTCTGGACTCTGTTGACGACATGTACTACGGCTGCTTCCAGAAGATGCTCATCAGAGTGAAGCGTCACTACCTCCCGAGGAGCACCAGGGAAGGTCTGCACTCCCCATACACAAAGCTCTGTGCCCTCAAAGCCATGAAGAACAAGGACATCTACGACCCGCTGTCCTGGAATCACTTCAGGGCCCTGTGTGCCTACACAGCAGGGGCATATGATGACTTAAACAGAGCAGTCCGCAAGGAGAGGAACTCCTACAAGACCTCATTTGAGTTCCACGCCCTCCACTTCCTGCTATCAGACGCCATCCGGCTCCTAAAACTCAATCAAAGAAGCTGCTACACCTCCTACCGGAGAAGCAAAAGGCTCTTCAGCGGCGAACCTGGACAAACCATCCGCTTCGGCTCTTTCGcctccagctccctcaacaAGGACCTGACTCAGTTTGGACGGAGGAGCTGCTTCGAGATACGCACATGTTTCGGTGCCTACCTCAAGTCATATTCAGAGTTTGACTCCGAGGAGGATGAAGTACTCATTCCTCCATATGAGATGTTCAGTATCGTCTCTGTGGACACGTCAGGAGAGAATGATTTGCGCTGTGAGGTTGTCTACAAGCTGGAGACTGCCGGGGTTTACAGCAGTCTGAACTGCCAGGATGTGGACCTTGTTTAA
- the xpa gene encoding DNA repair protein complementing XP-A cells, protein MDPSESGGLDAAGPGPEQSLKPELSAAMRAKIERNRQRALMLRQARLASRPLFAVEGATSAKVSKTIDSGAGFFIEEEEDEEEEQRTRKVVHQPAPVIEPDYLVCDECQKPFMDSYLSNSFDLSVCDKCRDNEEKHKLISRTEAKQHYLLKDCDLDKREPPLRCILKKNPHNPRWGDMKLYLKLQVEKRCMEVWGSEEALEEARETREENREVQKQKRFNKKVKELRRAVRSSMWTKDTSVHQHQYGPEEVVDPEEDLYKKTCTTCGHELTYEKM, encoded by the exons ATGGACCCGTCAGAGTCAGGGGGACTGGATGCTGCCGGTCCCGGTCCAGAACAGAGTCTCAAACCCGAGCTTTCTGCTGCGATGCGGGCTAAAATCGAACGGAACCGGCAGCGGGCGCTGATGCTCCGGCAAGCCAGACTAGCGAGCCGCCCTTTGTTCGCTGTGGAGGGCGCAACCTCGGCCAAAGTGTCCAAGACCATCGACTCCGGTGCCGGCTTCTTCatcgaggaggaggaggacgaagaggaagagcagaggacCAGGAAGGTTGTGCAtcagccag ctccAGTGATTGAGCCAGACTACCTGGTGTGTGACGAGTGTCAAAAACCCTTTATGGACTCGTACCTCAGCAACAGCTTTGACCTGTCCGTCTGTGACAagtgcag AGACAATGAGGAGAAGCATAAGCTGATCTCCAGAACTGAGGCCAAGCAGCATTACCTGCTGAAGGACTGTGACCTGGACAAGAGAGAACCTCCACTCAGGTGTATACTGAAGAAAAACCCTCATAACCCACGCTGGGGAGACATGAAGCTCTACCTCAAACTACAG GTGGAGAAGAGATGTATGGAGGTGTGGGGTTCGGAGGAGGCGCTGGAGGAGGCCAGAGAGACGAGGGAAGAGAACAGAGAGGTGCAGAAACAAAAACGCTTCAACAAGAAGGTCAAAG agctgcGCAGGGCCGTGAGGAGCAGTATGTGGACCAAAGACACCAGTGTTCACCAACATCAGTATGGACCAGAGGAGGTGGTGGATCCAGAGGAGGACCTCTACAAGAAAACCTGCACCACCTGCGGACATGAACTCACCTACGAGAagatgtag
- the slc24a2 gene encoding sodium/potassium/calcium exchanger 2 has translation MLPIRSQDMMVSSSSTPLLGPPSSCFRHHYQGVKRKLRSGRIAGFIFSLVAVCTFCSWSALSLVSMVAKELESPVEGSAEATVPQRTLLQHHNFSAAPRKSPAPMPSSELEMNHGDYPTDYFSVEERRQGYVVLHMFGMLYMFIALAIVCDEFFVPALTVITEKLEISDDVAGATFMAAGGSAPELFTSVIGVFVSHSNVGIGTIVGSAVFNILFVIGMCALFSKEVLNLTWWPLFRDVSFYIIGLLMLIYFFLDNQITLGESIGLLMCYTCYVTFMKFNAKVELLIKSLLGSNQVDELETAPKVNVPGDDENKLMAKPRLQREGSCASLHNSLMRNSIFQLMIHTLDPLSDEGRFKEKASILHKMAKQKCKEEAANANGVADKNIPNSTNVAVEVTPPMNGVAGGDEGGEEEEDEDQPLSLAWPDTIRKQITYLLILPIVLPLWLTLPDVRRETSTKFFPITFIGAICWIAFFSYLMVWWAHQVGETFWVTEEIMGLTILAAGTSIPDLITSVIVARKGLGDMAVSSSVGSNIFDITVGLPFPWLLYNIINDFKPVEVSSNGLFCAIVLLFLMLLFVIMSIAACKWRMSKILGFFMFVLYFVFLVVSVMLEDKIIVCPVTV, from the exons ATGCTACCCATAAGGAGTCAAGACATGATGGTTTCCTCCAGCTCTACACCTCTTCTGGGCCCTCCCAGCAGCTGCTTCAGGCACCACTACCAGGGCGTCAAAAGAAAGCTGCGATCCGGACGGATTGCGGGCTTCATCTTCAGCCTGGTGGCGGTCTGCACATTCTGTTCATGGAGTGCCTTGTCGCTGGTCTCAATGGTGGCCAAAGAGCTTGAATCGCCTGTCGAGGGCTCAGCAGAGGCAACAGTGCCCCAAAGAACTCTTCTGCAGCATCACAACTTCTCAGCTGCGCCACGGAAATCACCTGCACCCATGCCATCATCTGAACTAGAGATGAATCACGGGGACTATCCAACAGACTACTTCAGTGTGGAGGAGAGACGTCAGGGCTATGTGGTGCTTCATATGTTTGGCATGTTGTACATGTTCATAGCCTTAGCCATCGTCTGCGATGAGTTCTTTGTTCCTGCGCTCACTGTCATCACAGAGAAGCTGGAGATCTCTGATGATGTAGCAGGGGCCACCTTCATGGCAGCAGGTGGCTCAGCCCCGGAGCTCTTTACGTCTGTCATAGGAGTCTTCGTCTCCCACAGTAACGTGGGAATCGGTACCATTGTGGGCTCCGCCGTCTTCAACATCCTGTTTGTGATTGGGATGTGTGCCCTGTTCTCCAAAGAGGTGCTGAACCTCACCTGGTGGCCTCTGTTCAGAGACGTCTCATTCTATATCATTGGCTTGCTCATGCTAATCTATTTCTTTCTGGATAATCAAATCACGTTGGGGGAAAGTATCGGCCTGCTGATGTGCTACACCTGCTACGTGACATTTATGAAGTTCAATGCCAAAGTAGAACTTCTCATCAAGAGCTTGCTGGGCAGCAACCAGGTGGACGAGCTGGAGACTGCACCAAAG GTAAATGTACCTGGAGATGATGAGAACAAGCTGATG GCCAAACCCAGACTGCAGAGGGAAGGCAGCTGTGCCTCTCTACACAATTCACTGATGAGAAACAGCATCTTCCAGCTCATGATCCACACCCTGGACCCCCTCAGTGATGAAG GACGTTTCAAAGAGAAGGCGTCAATCCTCCACAAAATGGCCAAGCAGAAGTGTAAAGAAGAGGCTGCCAATGCCAACGGTGTAG CTGATAAAAACATCCCCAACAGTACAAATGTTGCTGTGGAAGTCACACCACCCATGAATGGTGTTGCAGGAGGGGACGAG ggtggtgaggaggaggaggatgaagaccAGCCTCTGAGCCTGGCCTGGCCTGACACCATCAGGAAACAGATCACCTACCTCCTCATCCTGCCCATCGTCCTCCCACTGTGGCTCACACTGCCCGACGTCAGGAGAGag acctCAACAAAGTTCTTCCCCATCACTTTCATTGGCGCCATTTGTTGGATTGCTTTCTTCTCCTACCTGATGGTGTGGTGGGCTCACCAg GTTGGAGAAACTTTCTGGGTCACAGAGGAAATCATGGGTCTGACCATATTAGCAGCTGGCACTTCAATCCCTGACCTGATCACCAGCGTGATTGTGGCACGAAAAGGCCTCGGTGACATGGCCGTGTCCAGCTCCGTGGGGTCCAACATCTTTGATATTACTGTGGG cctgcCGTTCCCCTGGCTCCTCTATAACATCATCAACGACTTCAAGCCCGTAGAGGTGAGCAGCAACGGCCTGTTCTGCGCcatcgtcctcctcttcctcatgctGCTCTTCGTCATCATGTCCATCGCCGCTTGCAAGTGGAGAATGAGCAAGATCCTGGGCTTTTTCATGTTCGTGCTGTACTTCGTCTTTCTCGTCGTCAGCGTCATGCTGGAGGACAAAATCATCGTCTGCCCCGTCACTGTTTGA
- the nansa gene encoding N-acetylneuraminic acid synthase a produces the protein MPLKFELCPGRMIGGNHPCFIIAEIGQNHQGDIEIAKKMIKMAKDCGADCAKFQKSELEHKFNKRALERPYTSKHSWGKTYGEHKRHLEFSHEEYRELQKYAEEVGIFFTASGMDEMAVEFLHELNVPFFKVGSGDTNNFPYLEKTAKKGRPMVVSSGMQSMETMRRVYKTVKEHNQNFAILQCTSAYPLEAEDVNLRVITEYQKEFPDIPIGYSGHESGISISVAAVSLGAKVIERHVTLDKTWKGSDHAASLVPSELAELVRSIRLVERALGSGMKQMLPCEKPCHDKLGKSVVAKVNVPKGTVLTLDMLTVKVAEPMGVVAEDIFQLVGKTVTEDVEEDESITPEVVDSYGKKAKC, from the exons ATGCCTTTAAAGTTTGAGCTGTGTCCCGGCAGAATGATCGGAGGCAACCATCCGTGCTTCATCATAGCTGAAATTGGACAAAACCACCAGGGAGACATTGAGATTGCcaagaaaatgatcaaaatggCAAAG GACTGTGGTGCTGATTGTGCCAAATTCCAGAAGAGTGAATTAGAGCATAAATTTAACAAGCGAGCCTTGGAGCGCCCATACACTTCTAAACACTCCTGGGGGAAAACCTATGGTGAACACAAGCGCCATCTGGAGTTCAGCCACGAGGAGTACAGGGAGCTGCAGAAATATGCCGAGGAGGTCGGCATCTTCTTCACGGCCTCAGGGATGGATGAG ATGGCAGTGGAGTTCCTGCATGAGCTCAATGTGCCTTTCTTCAAAGTGGGCTCTGGAGACACCAACAACTTCCCCTATCTGGAGAAGACTGCCAAGAAAG GACGGCCCATGGTGGTCTCCAGCGGGATGCAGTCCATGGAGACGATGCGTCGGGTCTACAAAACAGTGAAGGAGCACAACCAGAACTTTGCCATCCTGCAGTGCACCAGCGCCTACCCTCTGGAAGCTGAGGATGTCAACCTCCGAGTGATAACg GAATACCAGAAGGAATTTCCAGATATTCCCATAGGGTATTCCGGCCATGAGTCTGGGATCAGTATTTCGGTCGCGGCCGTATCTCTGGGGGCAAAGGTCATCGAGCGTCATGTAACCTTGGACAAGACATGGAAAGGAAGTGACCACGCCGCCTCGCTGGTGCCCTCTGAGCTAGCCGAGCTTGTTCGCTCCATCCGACTGGTGGAGAGGGCGCTGGGGAGCGGCATGAAGCAGATGTTGCCCTGTGAGAAGCCATGCCACGACAAG CTGGGGAAGTCGGTGGTGGCCAAAGTCAACGTCCCCAAAGGAACTGTCCTGACTCTGGACATGTTGACGGTAAAGGTGGCTGAGCCCATGGGCGTCGTGGCTGAGGACATCTTCCAGCTGGTCGGGAAGACGGTAACggaggatgtggaggaggacGAGAGCATCACGCCAGAGGTGGTGGACAGCTATGGCAAGAAGGCCAAGTGCTGA